One Catharus ustulatus isolate bCatUst1 chromosome 2, bCatUst1.pri.v2, whole genome shotgun sequence genomic window carries:
- the SERPINH1 gene encoding serpin H1: MWIMVGLALLGLAAAVPSEDRKLSDKATTLAERSTTLAFNLYHAMAKDKDMENILLSPVVVASSLGLVSLGGKATTASQAKAVLSADKLNDEYVHSGLSELLSEVSNSTARNVTWKIGSRLYGPASITFAEDFVKNSKKHYNYEHSKINFRDKRSALKSINEWAAQTTDGKLPEVTKDVEKTDGALIVNAMFFKPHWDEKFHHKMVDNRGFMVTRSYTVGVPMMHRTGLYNYYDDETEKLQVVEMPLAHKLSSMIFIMPNHVEPLERVEKLLNKEQLKTWTSKMKKRSVAISLPKVVLEVSHDLQKHLGGLGLTEAIDKTKADLSKISGKKDLYLSNVFHAAALEWDTEGNPYDADIYGREEMRNPKLFYADHPFIFMIKDTKTNSILFIGRLVRPKGDKMRDEL; the protein is encoded by the exons ATGTGGATTATGGTGGGGCTGGCCCTCCTGGGCCTCGCTGCGGCCGTGCCCTCGGAGGACAGGAAGCTGAGTGACAAGGCCACCACGCTGGCCGAGCGCAGCACCACGCTGGCCTTCAACCTCTACCACGCCATGGCCAAGGACAAGGACATGGAGAACATCCTGCTGTCCCCCGTGGTGGTGGCCTCGTCCCTCGGGCTGGTGTCCCTCGGGGGCAAGGCCACGACGGCGTCGCAGGCCAAGGCGGTGCTGAGCGCGGACAAGCTGAACGATGAGTACGTGCACAGCGGGCTGTCCGAGCTGCTCAGCGAGGTCAGCAACAGCACCGCCCGCAACGTCACCTGGAAGATCGGCAGCCGCCTCTACGGCCCCGCCTCCATCACCTTCGCCGAGGACTTCGTGAAGAACAGCAAGAAGCACTACAACTACGAGCACTCCAAGATCAACTTCCGCGACAAGAGGAGCGCCCTCAAGTCCATCAACGAGTGGGCAGCGCAGACCACGGATGGGAAACTCCCGGAGGTCACCAAAGACGTGGAGAAAACTGATGGGGCCCTCATTGTCAATGCCATGTTCTTCAAGC CTCACTGGGATGAGAAGTTCCATCATAAGATGGTGGACAACCGTGGCTTCATGGTGACCCGTTCCTACACCGTGGGAGTGCCCATGATGCACCGCACAG GTCTCTACAATTACTATGATGATGAGACAGAGAAGCTCCAGGTGGTAGAGATGCCACTGGCTCACAAACTCTCCAGCATGATCTTCATCATGCCAAATCATGTGGAGCCTCTGGAGAGGGTGGAGAAACTGCTGAACAAGGAGCAGCTCAAGACCTGGACTAGCAAGATGAAGAAGAGATCAGTGGCCATCTCTCTCCCAAAAGTTGTCCTGGAAGTCAGCCATGACCTTCAG AAACACTTGGGTGGCCTGGGCCTGACAGAAGCCATTGACAAAACCAAGGCTGACTTGTCCAAGATCTCCGGCAAGAAAGACCTTTACCTGTCCAACGTGTTCCACGCCGCGGCTCTGGAATGGGACACGGAAGGGAACCCCTATGATGCCGATATCTATGGCCGAGAGGAGATGAGGAACCCCAAACTCTTCTATGCTGACCACCCCTTCATCTTCATGATCAAGGACACTAAAACCAACTCCATCCTCTTCATTGGCAGGCTCGTGAGGCCCAAAGGCGACAAGATGCGTGATGAATTGtag